The window CCGACGTATCAGCGCCGGCTCGCCGAGGGCTTCGAGAAGCGCTGGGTGGACATCTACGAGAACGAGGGCAAGCGATCGGGGGCGTACTCGGCGGGCGTGTACGGCGTCCACCCGTACGTTCTCATGAACTACAACGACACACTCGACTCGGCGTTCACGCTGGCGCACGAGATGGGGCACTCGATGCACACGGTGCTGGCGCAGGAGCGGCAGCCGTTCGTGTATTCGGACTACACGATCTTTGTCGCCGAAGTGCCGTCGACGCTGAGCGAAGCGCTGCTCCTGGACCATCGCCTCGCACACGCCACCAATCCCGATGAACGCATCGTGCTGCTCCAGCACGCGATCGACGGCATCACCGGCACGTTCTTCACGCAGGTGATGTTCGCCGACTGGGAACTGCGGGCGCACCGGCTCGTGGAGGCGGGACAGCCCATCACCGCCGACGTCCTCAGCAACCTGTACGCCGAGACGTTGCGCGCCTACCACGGCGATGCCATCGACTACGACGATCTCTCGCGCGTCACGTGGGCGCGTATCCCGCACTTCTTCGGTTCGCCCTACTACGTCTATCAGTACGCCACCTGTTACGCGTCGAGCGCGCAACTGCTCGTGGGTCTGCGCGACGCCGATCCGGCGGTGCGCGAAGCCACCATCGCGCGGTATCTCGACCTGCTCGGGGCCGGCGGCAGCGACTACTCGATGGCGCTGCTCGGGAGGGCAGGCGTCGATCTCGCCAATCCCGCCACCGTCGGCGCCGTCGGCACGCTCCTCGACACGCTCGTCGACCAGCTCGAAGATGCGCTCCGCACGCGCGGGCTCGTCTGAGGCCCATTCATGATGCGCAAACCCGTCGTCCTCATCACCGGCGCGGGCGGGGAGATCGGCCACGGCCTGATCACCCGTCTCGCCGCCTCCGGCCGTCAACGCATCGTCACGCTCGACCTGACGCGGCTCGACTCGTCGATCGGCTCGCTCGTCACGCGCGAGTTCACGGGCTCGATCCTCGACAACGCGCTGCTCGAGCGCATCCTGTCCGAGTTCGAGATCGACCTCGTCTTCCACCTGGCGGCCCTGCTCTCGACTCGGTCCGAGTTCACGCCCGTGATGGCGCACCAGGTCAACGTGGAAGGCACGCTCTCGCTGCTGGAGTTCGCGCAGAAGGAAGGCGAGTCGCACGGGCGCCCCGTCGTCTTCGTGTATCCGTCGAGCATCGCCGCATACGGCTTGCCTGACGCGGACACGCGCAAGGCCGCCGGGCGCGTCAACGAAGACCAGTACACGACGCCGACGACGATGTACGGGTGCAACAAGCTGTATTGCGAACTGCTCGGCACGTACTACGCGCGACACTACAAGCAACTGTCGGCGGCGCCGGCGGCGAGCCGCGTCGACTTCCGCGCGATTCGCTTCCCGGGATTGATCTCGGCGGCCACGCTGCCCTCGGGCGGTACGTCAGACTTCGCGCCCGAGATGCTGCACGCGGCGGCGCGCGGGGAAGCCTACGACTGCTTCGTGCGCCCCGACACGCGCATTCCGTTCATGGCGATGCCTGATGCGGTGGAGGCGCTGCTGAAACTGGCCGCCGCACCGCGGTGGGAGCTCACGCGGACGGCGTACAACATCGGCGCGTTCAATCCGTCGGCCGAAGAGGTGCGCGCGCGCGTGCTCGACGCCTTCCCCGGCGCGCAGATCGGGTTCGAAGTCGACACCAAGCGACAGGGCATCGTCGACACGTGGCCGGAGGACGTGGATGACTCCGCGGCGCGTGCCGATTGGGGGTTCTCGCCGGCGTACGACGTCGCCCGCGCCTTCGACGAGTACCTGCTGCCCGCCATCCGCGCCCGGTACGCCTGACGGGCGGCACCTGGCAATGCCGCGATGCCGGGAATGTCGACGGGCCGGGCCCGGAGGACCGGCCCTACCTCTCGCGCTGGTAGGGTCGGCTCTCCGAGTCAGGCCGCATCTCGCGCGCCACTCGCCGGGAGACACACACCGTTCGCCGGAACGCCACCGCACCCGCGGCACACCCTTCGTATCGTCATCCGAGGAACATGCACAGGGTGACGACGATGGTGATGGGGAACGACGTTGGCAGGCATCGGGATATGCAGGGGCGCTGGCGAGCCACGCTCCTGCACGGCGGTGTGGTCGGCGCGCTGTGCACGGGGCTGCTGGCCCTGTGGGTGGTGGCCGCGCTCGTGGCGGCACTGCTGACGCAGCCGGCCTTCACGCTCACCACGCTGGAAAGAGATGGAGCCCGCGGCGTGCCGGTCGTGGTCCGTCAGGGGACATCCGCGGTTTTCACCGGCTGGATCGGCCCAGCTGCGAACGGAGGCCTGCGATGAGCCGTCCGTGCGCCGTCACACGCACGAGTACCGTCGCCACGGGGCTCCTGTTCCTGCTGAGTGGCGTCGTCCTCTGGGCGGGGTCGCAGGGGTGGTACTCCATCCATCAGGCGATTCCGTGGTGGCCGGCGACCTTCATCTTCCCGGCCGTTCATCGCCTCACGTCACCGCCGCCCGAGCGCAGTCTCTTCGCCGGCGTGGCATGGCTCGGAGCGGGTGCGCTGCTTGTCGCCGCCAACCTCGACTACATCCAACTCCGCTTCAGCACCGTTGTCGCCATCTTCCTGCTGGTTGCGGGCGCCCGTCTGTTGTGGCAGGCATGGCAGCCCGGGAGACAGTCATGAGGCGCGAACGCGGCGGGCCGGGTGGGCAGGCCCTCGTCG of the Acidobacteriota bacterium genome contains:
- a CDS encoding NAD-dependent epimerase/dehydratase family protein, with protein sequence MMRKPVVLITGAGGEIGHGLITRLAASGRQRIVTLDLTRLDSSIGSLVTREFTGSILDNALLERILSEFEIDLVFHLAALLSTRSEFTPVMAHQVNVEGTLSLLEFAQKEGESHGRPVVFVYPSSIAAYGLPDADTRKAAGRVNEDQYTTPTTMYGCNKLYCELLGTYYARHYKQLSAAPAASRVDFRAIRFPGLISAATLPSGGTSDFAPEMLHAAARGEAYDCFVRPDTRIPFMAMPDAVEALLKLAAAPRWELTRTAYNIGAFNPSAEEVRARVLDAFPGAQIGFEVDTKRQGIVDTWPEDVDDSAARADWGFSPAYDVARAFDEYLLPAIRARYA